A genomic stretch from Halococcus sediminicola includes:
- a CDS encoding heavy metal translocating P-type ATPase, producing the protein MHADSTHDPHAATDTAAAETAYFSLRGMHTRACESFLETLATDIDGVRDAAASYSAETVRVTYDSERVDTDAIADGLSRWGYRASLPSPDATDEDRSALAFDRIRTAFAIIVVAPVYMLYLVFFYPLYLGLYPDAYLDAHAIVVGLYGPIVLFTTITVFGVGFPIFRSAYISLRERRLTLNVLVALSALAAYAYSVLSLAFFDKAYLSFDIAMTIIVVATIANYVRAADEQRTVVDLAERLDGSQSRATRLTDGGTETLPVNDCEAGDTLLIKPGEHVPLDGRVINGRGAVNEALVTGEARPQRKIPGDDVVGGSVAIDGALEVQVGDGATSLLDQLRALVWDLQATRTNVARLTSRIAIRYVPLVSVLTVVTFAGWLFAGAMLDTALLTGLSVLVVACPVALTLAGPLALGRGLTTAADRGVAVLDRTLLERITDVDIVAFDKTGTLTTGELCVTDITALGDREELLARAAAVESRSSHPIAAAIGELATPTEDVSEFEHHRYGVSATVEGSRTAVGNPALFSEFDWEIPETVRLRVAEIHATGELPAVVGWDGAATGIVALADAPRENWKEVVEHLAADGRRVVCITGDDPQVAARFEESAIEEVFADVTPESKEEIIRDLGEEGRVAMVGDGTNDAPALAAADIGVAMLAGSDFTATAADALLTSDDLDSFVNCLTIACETHRRFVENLVLALAVPTIGTMLAVAGVVTPVVASALLVVSTLFVVINSRRSLA; encoded by the coding sequence ATGCATGCCGACTCCACCCACGACCCGCACGCGGCGACCGACACAGCGGCCGCCGAGACAGCGTACTTCTCGCTGCGTGGGATGCATACCCGTGCTTGCGAATCGTTTCTCGAAACCCTCGCGACCGATATCGACGGTGTTCGCGACGCGGCAGCGAGCTACAGCGCCGAAACAGTCCGCGTGACCTACGATTCCGAACGAGTCGATACCGATGCCATCGCCGATGGGCTCTCACGATGGGGCTACCGGGCATCACTCCCCTCGCCGGACGCGACCGATGAAGACCGCAGCGCGCTTGCGTTCGATCGCATCAGGACCGCGTTCGCGATTATCGTCGTCGCGCCGGTTTACATGCTCTATCTGGTCTTCTTCTATCCGCTCTATCTCGGCCTCTATCCCGACGCGTATCTCGACGCCCACGCGATCGTTGTCGGACTGTACGGTCCGATCGTCCTGTTCACGACGATCACCGTCTTCGGCGTCGGCTTCCCGATCTTTCGCTCAGCGTACATCAGTCTCCGCGAGCGCCGGCTCACCCTCAATGTGCTGGTCGCGCTGTCAGCGCTCGCCGCGTACGCGTATTCGGTGCTTTCGCTTGCATTCTTCGACAAGGCCTACCTCTCGTTCGACATCGCGATGACGATCATCGTCGTGGCGACGATCGCCAACTACGTGCGCGCCGCCGACGAGCAGCGCACCGTCGTCGATCTCGCCGAGCGACTCGACGGCTCGCAGTCGCGTGCGACGCGACTCACCGACGGTGGTACCGAGACACTCCCGGTCAACGACTGCGAGGCCGGCGACACGCTGCTGATCAAGCCCGGCGAACATGTCCCGCTCGACGGCCGGGTAATTAACGGTCGCGGGGCGGTCAACGAGGCGCTCGTCACCGGCGAGGCGCGCCCGCAACGCAAGATTCCTGGCGATGACGTGGTCGGCGGCTCAGTCGCGATCGACGGTGCCTTGGAAGTCCAAGTCGGCGACGGCGCGACCAGCCTGCTCGACCAACTCCGTGCGCTCGTCTGGGATCTTCAGGCGACGCGGACGAACGTCGCTCGACTCACGAGCCGGATCGCTATACGGTATGTTCCCCTGGTCTCCGTGCTCACCGTCGTGACGTTCGCAGGCTGGCTATTCGCAGGCGCGATGCTCGACACGGCGTTACTGACGGGGCTGTCAGTGCTTGTCGTCGCCTGTCCGGTCGCGCTGACGCTGGCCGGCCCGCTCGCACTCGGGCGCGGTCTCACGACAGCGGCCGACCGTGGTGTGGCCGTCCTTGATCGGACGCTACTCGAACGGATCACTGACGTCGATATCGTCGCGTTCGACAAGACCGGGACACTCACGACCGGTGAACTGTGCGTGACCGACATCACGGCACTCGGTGATCGGGAGGAACTCCTCGCGCGTGCGGCCGCTGTCGAGTCGCGCTCGAGCCATCCGATCGCGGCGGCCATCGGTGAGTTGGCGACACCGACTGAAGATGTCAGCGAGTTCGAGCACCATCGCTACGGCGTCAGCGCCACCGTCGAGGGGTCGCGAACGGCGGTCGGCAACCCGGCGCTATTCAGCGAATTCGATTGGGAAATCCCCGAAACGGTGCGATTACGGGTCGCGGAGATCCATGCAACAGGCGAGCTACCGGCGGTCGTCGGCTGGGATGGCGCGGCGACCGGCATCGTCGCGCTCGCGGATGCACCACGAGAAAACTGGAAGGAGGTCGTCGAGCACCTCGCGGCCGACGGCCGGCGTGTCGTCTGTATCACGGGCGACGATCCGCAGGTCGCCGCTCGATTCGAGGAATCGGCCATCGAGGAGGTGTTCGCCGATGTGACACCCGAGTCAAAGGAGGAAATCATTCGTGATCTCGGTGAGGAGGGGAGGGTAGCGATGGTCGGCGACGGCACCAACGACGCACCAGCGCTCGCGGCGGCCGACATCGGCGTAGCGATGCTGGCAGGCAGCGACTTCACTGCTACGGCCGCTGACGCGCTGTTAACGAGCGACGATCTCGATTCGTTCGTCAATTGCCTCACCATCGCCTGCGAGACGCACCGCCGGTTCGTCGAAAATCTCGTGCTCGCACTCGCCGTTCCGACCATCGGAACGATGCTGGCAGTTGCGGGCGTCGTCACTCCCGTCGTCGCATCCGCGTTGCTCGTTGTCAGCACGCTGTTCGTCGTCATCAACAGCCGTCGTTCGCTAGCATGA